In the Desulfosporosinus acidiphilus SJ4 genome, CTGTAACTAATAATGCATCAATAGTTACAGCTGAATCACTGCTTGCTGTCAATGGATATCCTAAATATAGCGTACCTTCATCATTTTGTTCAACCATATATTTTGAAACTTGTTCTATTAGTTGTTTAGTCTGTTCTGGTTTTGAAATCTTACCTCTAACAATATCAAAACTCACTTTTTACACCTTCCAAATCATATGTATTATGCAAAATAGTCACATTCATCTTATATGATACCATGTTTCTAAAGCCCCTGCTTATCTGCATTTATTGGACTTGGGTTCGATAATTCACTAATGACAAGTTCATTAAAACAATTTCCCTTTTTTTGCCCTATATTAGAAAATAAAACCCTTTATTAAGGTTAATTTTTCGGCATTACTTTTCCTACTATTTGTTGGGAATTTCCAGGTCAATAGAATAACTGCAAGAAATGAGATGTCAAAAGCACTGCTTCAGTTTCTCTCTTTCATATTCAATCAAGCTCCGGGCCAATACGCTTTGTTGACTTTTAATATATTGAATAACACCATCCTCATCTAAAGTTTCAGGAATCTTCGATTCTAGAAATCTTATAGTGCTAGAGGGCACTCCAAGTTCAACAAGAATAGATAGATTTTCTCGAATAAAATCATTTTCTAACTGTTGGACGAAGTAACTATAAGAGCCCGCATGTTTTCGGTGTCGTTTACACACAAACCTTTGCAGACTATCAACAACACTCAGTGCCTTTGGAACTGTAAACTGAAACCAATGCCTATATATGTGAAAAGCCTGTTCAATGGCTTCATCAAAATACTTTATCTTTCTCTCATCCGTTACTTGCTTTACTCTTTTTAACTTACTCTGGTAAATTTCATCTACAATGTCCATTATACTTTTATTCTTTCTATACTGATTGATATACCTTACAAGCTGCTTTACTGAAACTACACCATGTCTACTCTCAAAATCAAACAGATTCTTTTCCGCAAGACCTAAAACATAACATAATTTATCCCAATTTGGAGCTTGAGACCATGCAATATTGTAATACATCGAAGTATTAATATCTCTTTCTAATGCATAGTAGATGTTCATTTGCCCATAAATTGAAACACCATTACGTTTAATTATTTCTAATAATTCTGGCATAATGCTATGGAGCTCTTTATACCTTTCAAAAGTATCGTTTTTTACATCAGTAGATGGTATATTGACAAGGATTTCATCAGTAATAATGTTAGGGTCTTGCTCATGAAAAGGTATATCAATAACGATAGTTTCCTTCTCAGGAGGCACACAGAAATTAAATATTTTACCTATGTAATGTACCATTAAGCGTCCCGAACGACCTTTTATATTGCTATAATCAAAGAAGTCAATATCCTTACCACCCTTTTTACCGTCAAACAAAACCACGTTTTTTGCACTTGTATTAACTCCTTCTATAATAGTAGAAGTGCAAAAAATACAGCGCAACTTTCCTTCGTTAAAATACCGAATAATAGATGTTGCAATATGCCTTTGTAACGAACCATCATGAATAGCTATTTTTTGCTGCAGACCCTTTGATAAACTCCATTTTGACGAGATATTCTTATCTATCCATTCTATTAATGGAAGTGAATTTTGAGTCAAATCACTACTTTCTATAAGATGGTCTAAGTAAGCCTTCGCAAATCGCCTAGCTCTTGCAGGGGTAGAACAATATATTAAGGTTTGTTCATCTTTAAGACTATCCAGTAGGTTACATAATAGTTTTATTTTCTGTTTATCATTCTGCTGATCTGATGTTGTCCAATTTATTTTACTATATAAATTAATCACATTGCAGTCAACTAACGAAAAATCAGACTTATAAAATACAGCATTATATTTTTCGGCAAAACCATTCGAAATAGCATCAATATTTGGACCAAGAAAATAAAATTTACAATTATATTTATTTACAATTTTTAAAAACGCATTGTTTAAGGTGTTAGCTCGATCATCTACTCTTCTAAGGCTTAATTTATAAAATTCATCAATTATTAAAAAGTCAATATGTGGGAGTTCCTCGTATTCCATTACCCGTTCAGCCGTAAGCAAAAAAATATTTCCCTTGTCTTTAGAAGGCGGCTGAGATGTTCTAAGAATCATTTTATACCGACCATTGTACTTTAGCATCTTTAATCGGGTCTCATCAAGTAATGCAAGCGTAGGTTGTATAATTACAATGTTCTTATACTTATTTGAAGCTACTACCTCTTCTATTAATAGGCTTTTGCCAAAGCTTGTAGGAGCACTAGCGATAACATTTTTTCCCGACAAAATATAATCAGAGAGCCTTTTTTGTTCTTTATGTAGGTATGTATCGCCCAAAAATTCAGACTGATAGTATTTTCCCCTAATATGGTCAGCAAAAGAACTAAGTGAAAGATTCTCCTTGTTTTTTTCAATGTAAGGGTAAAATCCTAAGGATTCAATAATATCTGCCCATAAGGGGTAAGTGTCCTTACATACCTTCCCCCAGTTATCCAACACATGAATAACAACTCTACGAACCTCACTTTGATCTGCACTTGAATCAGAAAATAGTAATTTTGCGCATTGATTGGCTATATCAAAGCTATCCTCATAATCAAGAATCTTCGAATTGTCAATTTTATTAAATATAGATTCCATTTATACACCTCACATACTTTGCATATGCCACAGTCTTTCATGGAGTTTAATCATTAGTTCTTTTTTGCTTTTAACAGGGAAAAGCAAGAGTACTATATTTAGGCGACTCTTTAGGGGATGATCATTATTATCATCAAAATATTTCTTTAATTGCCGGATATTATTTTCGTGATAAACTGTTGCTTTCCGGTCATTCATATCAGAGTATAGTTTATAAACATCATGTGTATATGTACATAACAAAGGAATGTTCACAATGTTGATTTTATCACTCAGCTTATTACAGGAACATAACTTTTTAATCCATTCATCTCTTTGTGGAATATTGTTGTTTTCAAGATTTTTCTTAACAATAATAAACTGTTCGTCTAAATAATCTTTTTTGAAATGATTTGATAAGTCACCTAGTAATTCCTTGATACCTCTTTTACCATCAGTGTAAAATTTACTTTCGCCTAGCCAGAGAGTGCTTTCATTTGGTGATATATGCACAGAATCAAACCCATGAGCAGGGACACCATGTGAATCTTTGAAAAACACTTTGGATATAAGAGGTACTGTTCCCTTGAAATCCCTTAAAATCAAATGCAATAATAATTCTCCAAACTCTCCTCGTGTTGCATTCTTTGATTTTTGTATCTCATTTAGAACACTTTTATCTTGTTCTAAGTAGTATTTTCTCATTAGTTCATATTCTTTTATCTTATAAATACATTTAGCGGCCTCGCGCAACTTATCAACTGTGTCATTTTGGGGAATACTAGGATTCTCGTAATGAGCAAAGACATATTCTGGTATAGTATTTATAATAGCTCTCGATAATTCATCTAGCATGTATATGGGGTTGCCAAAATCGTCAATATCCATGTCAACAAGAAATGAATTAAGTTCGCATTCATTAATTTTAAGTAGAATTATATTCTTCTTATCGAAATTTCTTGTTGCCATCATTTCACATCCTTAGCTATTTCTACGCTTATTTCTGTTGCTACTAATTAGCTAACGCCATGCTAGAAAATTCGCACAGTAAATGTCGTGTCCAAAATATCTAAGTTTTTGTATATAGAACTCCAACGTTCCCTGTGCTGCAAATTATTAATCCAAATAAAATTCAAGTTTCAAATAAAGATTCACATTTCTCAAGGGAGAGAGCGGTTTTCTCAATATCCAGATTAATTATCCGCTTTATTGTTTCCACATCTTTCCTCCATTTCCTCCTAGGATTGTGGAATTAACCCAAGAAAAAACATAAAGAGCCAGATTATACAATGAACCTAGCAATTTTCGTAAAAATTTATTAAACGCACAAAGGATTGTAGACGGCACAGAGCATTGCGACTCTCCAAGAGATTGGCTACACTTATCCCACTATAGAATATCCCCTCAAAGTACACCACTAGGGTTAACGTGACATATAGTCCGTTGATATATAGTCATCATTCCGTATAAACTAAACCAAATCATGATCTTGTGGAGTGTTGATGAATGGACATTAAAATCGCTGTAGGTCAAAGAATTAAAGAGTTAAGAAAAATACGTGATATTACACAAGAGCAATTAGCATATAT is a window encoding:
- a CDS encoding HamA C-terminal domain-containing protein; protein product: MMATRNFDKKNIILLKINECELNSFLVDMDIDDFGNPIYMLDELSRAIINTIPEYVFAHYENPSIPQNDTVDKLREAAKCIYKIKEYELMRKYYLEQDKSVLNEIQKSKNATRGEFGELLLHLILRDFKGTVPLISKVFFKDSHGVPAHGFDSVHISPNESTLWLGESKFYTDGKRGIKELLGDLSNHFKKDYLDEQFIIVKKNLENNNIPQRDEWIKKLCSCNKLSDKINIVNIPLLCTYTHDVYKLYSDMNDRKATVYHENNIRQLKKYFDDNNDHPLKSRLNIVLLLFPVKSKKELMIKLHERLWHMQSM
- a CDS encoding DEAD/DEAH box helicase codes for the protein MESIFNKIDNSKILDYEDSFDIANQCAKLLFSDSSADQSEVRRVVIHVLDNWGKVCKDTYPLWADIIESLGFYPYIEKNKENLSLSSFADHIRGKYYQSEFLGDTYLHKEQKRLSDYILSGKNVIASAPTSFGKSLLIEEVVASNKYKNIVIIQPTLALLDETRLKMLKYNGRYKMILRTSQPPSKDKGNIFLLTAERVMEYEELPHIDFLIIDEFYKLSLRRVDDRANTLNNAFLKIVNKYNCKFYFLGPNIDAISNGFAEKYNAVFYKSDFSLVDCNVINLYSKINWTTSDQQNDKQKIKLLCNLLDSLKDEQTLIYCSTPARARRFAKAYLDHLIESSDLTQNSLPLIEWIDKNISSKWSLSKGLQQKIAIHDGSLQRHIATSIIRYFNEGKLRCIFCTSTIIEGVNTSAKNVVLFDGKKGGKDIDFFDYSNIKGRSGRLMVHYIGKIFNFCVPPEKETIVIDIPFHEQDPNIITDEILVNIPSTDVKNDTFERYKELHSIMPELLEIIKRNGVSIYGQMNIYYALERDINTSMYYNIAWSQAPNWDKLCYVLGLAEKNLFDFESRHGVVSVKQLVRYINQYRKNKSIMDIVDEIYQSKLKRVKQVTDERKIKYFDEAIEQAFHIYRHWFQFTVPKALSVVDSLQRFVCKRHRKHAGSYSYFVQQLENDFIRENLSILVELGVPSSTIRFLESKIPETLDEDGVIQYIKSQQSVLARSLIEYEREKLKQCF